CGGCGCGTTCGTGCACCGCCGCGACCCCGCCGGAACCGCGCGCGAACTGGACCGCGCGTACGACCTCTTCCCCGCCCTGATCGAGAAACGGCACGCGCCCGCCGGGAGCCTCTCGGGCGGGCAGCAGCAGATGGTCGCCATCGCCCGCGCGCTGATGGCCCGCCCGCAACTGCTGCTGCTGGACGAACCCAGCCTGGGCCTCGCCCCGCTGGTCGTCGAGCAGGTGTTCAGCGCCGTGCAGCGCGTCAACGAGACCGGCGTGACCGTCCTGCTGGCCGAGCAGAACGCCTTCGCCGCGCTGAGCATCGCCCACCGGGGCTACGTGCTCGAAGGCGGGCGCCTGACGCTGGAGGGCACCCAGCACGCCCTGATGACCGACGACCGCGTCCGCAGCGCCTACCTGGGCGTGTAGACAGCAGCACCAGCGTGGAGGCCGGGTGATCGCCCGGCCTCCATCCTCTGCTCAGCGGGTGCTTACACCGCTCCGCTACACTGGGTCTCAGTCGCCCCACACGGGGCAGCGGCGTTCCGTTCCGTGACTGGGGGCTACATCACCCCCACCCACTGCACTCCACGCCGCCGCAGGTCTCGGTTGCTCGCTCCGCCCGGGTCAGGTTCCTCCGGGAACAGCGCCCGGCAGCACCCTGACCACCCGTGGGCGGAACTCCGGACGAGAGCACCGCCGTACCCGGTCACGACAAGACGGCGAGACACTGGAGGTGTCCCGTATGGCATGGACTCTGCTCATCATCGCCGGACTGCTCGAAGTCGGCTGGGCCATCGGCCTGAAGTACACCGAGGGGTTCACCCGTCCCGTCCCCACCGCCCTGACCCTGCTGAGCATGGTCGCCAGCATGGGCCTGCTGGGCCTCGCTGCCAAGACCCTCCCGATCGGCACCGCGTACGGCGTGTGGGTCGGCATCGGCGCGGTCGGCGCGGCCATTCTGGGCATCGTGTTGTTCCACGAGAGCGTCACGCCCGCCCGCGTGGCGTTCATGATCCTGATGATCGTGTCCATCATCGGCCTGAAAGCCACCAGCGGCCACTGACCCACGTGAAGGGGCAGAGGATTCCCCCTCTGCCCTGCTGTGTTCAGCTCGCGGTGCCGACGGCCTCGCGGACGTGCGTGAAGCCGTCGCGGGCCAGCAGGCGGGCGAGGCCGGTGTTCAGGTCGCGCACGAGACCGGGCCCCTCGAAGATCAGGGCGGAGTACACCTCGGTCAGGGTGGCCCCGGCACGGATGCGGTTGTACGCGTCCTGCGCGGTGAAGATGCCGCCCACGCCGACGATGGGGACGCGCCCGCCGGTCTGCCGGTACGCGGCGCGCACGAGTTCGGTGGCGCGGCGCGTGAGTGGCCGTCCGCTCAGGCCACCCGTTTCCTGCTGGTTGGGGTGGGTCAGGCCGTCGCGGGACAGGGTGGTGTTGCTGATGATCAGGCCCGACGCGCCCGCGCTGACGGCGGCGTCCACGCTGGCCTCGAAATCGGCCGGGTGGAGGTCCGGGGCGAGTTTCACGAGGACCGGGGGGGCCTTCAGGGTCCGCACGCGCTGCGCCTCGACCTCCTGCAGGACCTCGCGCACCAGGGCGCCCAGGTCGTCCGCGCCCTGCAACGCGCGCAGGCCGGGCGTGTTGGGGCTACTGACGTTCACCACGAAGGCGTCCGCGACGTCCTGCAGCGCGGCGACGCAGCGGCGGTAGTCCTGCGCGGCGTCCTCGTTCGCGGTGACCTTGTTCTTCCCGATGTTCACCCACACCGGCGCGGGCCGCGCGCCCAGCGCGCTCAGGCGGGCGTGCAGGTCGGTCATCCCAGCGTTGTTGAAGCCCATGCGGTTGATCAGCGCTCCGTCCTCCGGCAGGCGGAACAGGCGCGGGCGGTCGTTGCCGGGCTGCGGCAGGGGCGTGACAGTCCCGACCTCCAGGAAGCCGAAGCCCAGCGCCGTGAACGCCGGGACGGCCACGCCGTTCTTGTCCAGGCCCGCCGCGAGGCCCACCGGGGACGCGAAGTGCTGCCCCCACAGGGTCTGCTCCAGCATGGGGGACGCAGGTGCCGTCACGCGCCGCGCCAGCGCGGGCCAGGCGGGCACGCGGGACGCGGCGTCCATCAGGCCGATCGTGAGGTGGTGGGCGTCCTCCGCGTCCAGGCGGAACAGCAGCGGCTTGATCAGCGAACGGTACACGGTTCTCCAGCATAGGCCACAGACCACCGGAGGGGATGATGGACAGGCACGCCCATCATCCCCCCCGGCGGGGCCGGTCAGCCCAGGTGCGGGTAGCTGGGGTCGATCTGCACGAGGCGGGCGTGCTGCTGGCGGTTGCTGTCCTCGATCAGGTCCGCGAGGGTGGTGCCGCCCAGCACGTCGCGCAGCGCGGCGTCCACGCGGTACCACAGGCTCTGGGTGCCGCACACGTTCTGGCTGTCGCAGATGTGGTCGTCCTCGACGCAGGACACGGGCGCGATGCTGCCCTCCATGGCGGTCACGACGTCGTACGCGCTGATGTCCCGCGCGGCCCGCGCGAGCCGGTAGCCGCCGTGCGCGCCGCGGATGCTCTTGATGAACCCGGCGCGGCGCAGGTTGCTGGCGATCTGCTCCAGGTAGTGCTGGCTGATGCCCTGGCGTTCGGCGACGTCCTTGAGGGGCACGGCGTTGCCGTCACCACGCGCGATCTCGATCAGGGCGCGCAGGCCGTACTGTGCTTTCGTCGACACCCACATGGCCCGCATTCTACCCCGCAATTCCGGGCGGAGTGTAAGGAATTCAGGAGTTATTGAGAAGCATTCTCAGCAGATGGGACTGGGCATTCCACAGGCATGACAGACTCGGGCATGCCGGTCACCCTCCAGTCCGTCCAGCCGGGTCACGCCGCCGCCCTGCGCGCCCTGACGCTCCCCGCCGCGCAGGCCGACTTCACCACCCACCCGGCCGAGCTGCTGCACAGCGTGCCGGGCGACCCGCAGCGGCAGCTGATCACGGTGCTACGCGGGGGCGAGGTCGCCGGGGCCTTCGTACTGGCGGTCGGGGAGCACCGCGACCGGTACCTGACAGCCCCCGACCCGGACGCGGTGGCACTCTCGTCCCTGAGTGTGGACGCGGCGCAGCAGGGGCGCGGCGTGGGTACGGCCGCCATGGTGGCCCTGCCGGGACTCGTGCGGACGCTGTACCCGCAGGCGCTGCGGGTGATTCTGGTCGTGAACCAGCGCAACCCTGGTGCGCGGCGCGTGTACGAGAAGGCGGGCTTTCAGGTGACCGCCACCCGCGAGGGCCGCATCGGGCCGCAGTGGGTGATGACGCTGCCGCTGGACTGAACGCCCCTGCAACGCCTCCGCAACGCCCGCCCGTCTACGCTGCCGGGCATGACGATTTCCTCTGTCCGCCGCGCGCTGCTGACCGTGGCACTGCTCGCCCCGCTGACTGCCGCGCCCGCGCACGCCGACTGCTTCCTGATCGTCTGTGGCCTGGAGGCCGAGGGGACGCTGGCGACGAACGGGCAGGTGGACGGGGTGTACCGCGAGGTGTTCGGGCGCGGCTCGACCTTGCAGGAACGCAACGACTGGGCGAAGAAGGGCTTCGCGGATGACGGCCTGAGCGGCGCGCAGGAATCGCAGCTGCGCGCGACTCTGACCGCTCAGTTGCACGGGAGCGCGGCGCAGCTGGCGGAGGTGGTCACGCGCGTGACGCAGACCTCGATGGGGGTGCGCCTGAGTCCGAACAATCCGTTCTTCAAGCTGCTGACGAAACTCAGCCAGCAGCCGGAGAGCACGTACGCCAGTCTGGTGGCGTTCACGCGGACGTACCTGCAGGACGCGCAGGTGGGCGGGGTGCGCGCGGCGCTGATCGAGCGGGCGTACCTGGACAGCCTGGGCCGCCTCCCCACGAGCGGGGACACGGCGTACTGGCAGGCGCAGATCGTGAAGACCGGCGCGAACTACGCGGACATCCTGCGGGCCGCCGGGGAGTGGGTGCTGTCGGCGGGCAACGAGGCGGAGTTCGCCGCCATGATTCGCCGGGCCTTCAAACTGACCGGGCGGCCCCAGCCCACCATGGACAAGATCGCGCAGATCCGCGTGAAGAGCGGCCCCGTCCTGCGGTCGTTCGCGGGCTGGAAGGCGTTCATTCAGAAGTTCTGATGCCCGGCGAGCAGTGCCTCGGCCTGGGCCAGGGCGTCCGGGGTGTCCACGTCCAGCAGGAGCCGCGCGGGGAAGGTCAGGGTGACGGCCTGCGCGGCGTGCGCGCGGATCAGGTCGCGGGGGCCGTGGTCGGTGTCCGGGGTGTCCTGCATGGCGCGCAGCAGGTCCGCGCGGAACAGGTGCGGGGGCGCCCGGACCGGTTCCACGCCGGGCTCGGCGTAGCGGGCGAGGACGACGGGCGCGCCGCTCTCGTGGAACGCGGTGATCAGCGCGGTGTGCTGCGCGCCGCCCAGCAGCGGCATGTCCGCCAGCGCGAAGTTCACGGCGGCCAGCCCGCCGTCCAGGCCGCCCGGCAGCGCGGTCACGGCGGCGCGGAAGGAACTGCCCAGGCCGCGCGCGGGGTCGGGGTTTACCACGAACGTGAACGGCAGTCCCGTCAGGGCCGCGCGGATGCCGTCCCCGACCGTGCCGGGCGGGATGACGCACAGCAGCGCGTCGTGCCCGCCGTCCGCGAGGGCCTGCGCGGCGTGCCGGACCAGGGGCCGCCCCGCCAGCGGTTCGAGTTGCTTGGGGCGGCCCATACGGGTGCTGCGCCCGGCGGCCAGCAGGACGCCGGCGACCGGCTGTCGGGGTGGGGTGGGCATGGTCTGCATGCTAGGCCAATCTTTCTGCAACCCCGCTGCTCTTACAATGCGGGGCGTCAGGTCAACCGGTTTCGCCCGCGCCGCCGCGGGTCCGTTCTCTCGCGTGGAGGTCACGTCATGAAACTCAGTTACTCAGGTCAGGAGAAGGTGCAGGCGCCGCCCGCCGCCGTGTGGGCGTTCGTGCAGGACCCGGAGCGGGTGGCGCGCTGCCTGCCGGACGTGCAGGAGGTCGTCGTGCACGACCAGACGCACATGGACGCCACCGTGCAGGTGGGTGTGGGCATGGTGCGCGGGAAGTTCAAGTTCAAGATCGAGGTGCTGCCCGACGCGGCGGCGAACCGCGTGAACGTGAAGGTGCAGGGCGGCGGGCTGGGCAGCGTCGTGGACCTGACGGCGGGTGCGAACGTCGTGGACAACGGGGACGGCACGACCACCCTGGACTGGACCGGGGACGCGACCATGCGCGGCCCGGTGGCGACGGTGGGCGGGCGGCTGCTGGACGCGCAGGCGCAGAAGCTGATCTCGAAGACCTTCGAGAACATGAGCGCGAACGTGGGCGCGTCCGCCGGGACGCTGGCGTAAGGATCATGGGAAACGCCGGGCGTCAGGCGGGCACACTCCCGCCCGTGACGCCCGGCGCCCTTTCAGCGGTCCGTGCCGGGCAGGGCCAGGGGTGCGCGGGGCGGCACGGCACTCACGGCGCCGTGCGGCGAGACTGCCAGCACCCCGGCTTCCGCGAGGGTCCAGATGGCGCGGTGGACGCTCATCTCGCTGGCGGCGTCCCCGCCGGGTGCCAGCCGGTCGAGCAGCCCGGTGTACCGCAGTTCGCCGGGCACGCCGCCCGCCCAGGGGGTGACGTCCAGCACGGCGCGCAGCACCTGCCGCTGCGCCGGAGTCTGCGCGTGGGCGAGCAGGGCGCGCCGGGCGTCCTCCTGGCGGGTGCGGGCCTCGCGGGCCTCGCGGCGGGCGCTGAGCAGGGCCTGCACCTCGGGGTCCTGGCCGCCCCGGCGCTCGCTGATCAGGCGTTCCAGGCGGTCGTCGGCGCGCTGCGCGGCGCGGTCGCGCAGGTCGCGGGCGCGGGCGCGCAGTCCGGCGCGGGCGTCCTGCACGGGTTCGCTCAGGGCCTGCACGGTGCGGCGGGCGACCTGCGCGGCGTCACGGGCGGGGTCGGGGGCCGGGTCGGTCAGGGCGCGGCCCAGGCGGATCAGGGTGGTCAGGGTGCGTCTCTCGCTCATGGGGGCTCCGGCGCCCCGGCGGGGGCGGGTGGGGTGATCCGGGTTCCGTCTGTTTCGTTGACGGATCGGAACACCACCGATCTGTCAACTCCACGTCCGGAACCCGCTTCTCTCCTGCTCGCTTCGCTCGGATTGAACGGCTTCGTCAGCCATTCAATCGAGGGCCGTATCAGCTTAGCGGGCAGGCCGCGCGGGGGGCGTCCGCCGAAAGGTGCGGTGAAGGCCACACGGACGGCAGGGACGCCTGAACCCCAGTACGGGGCGGCGTCCCTGCCGGTTGCGCTGGCTGTCCTGTGGGGCCGTGGGTCAGGCGGCCTGACTGGTCGGCAGGTCGCGCGGCACGGTGACCGGGCGGGTGGTGGGGGTGGGCCACAGGGCGCCCAGCGCGAGGCTGGCGAGGCTGGTGGTGGCGACGGCCAGCCACAGCAGTCCCGCGTCGGTCGGGTCGAGCAGGACGGTCAGGACGATCAGCGCGGTGGCGATCAGACCGTGCGCGCTGACGGAGGGCAGCAGGTTGAGTCCGGCGCGGTGGGCCTGCGCGAAGCGGGTCCCGAAGTGCAGGCCGGAGGTCAGGGCGATCAGGGTGCACAGGAGCAGGGGCAGCGTCATGCCGTTCACGGTAGGCCAGTGCCTCTCACCGGAGCGTCACGCGCCCGGCACGCCCCGAAGATTAAGATACGGGAGGACGGGCGGTTTTTTCCGTCCAGGAGCGAAGATCATGATTTGTAAGAATTCCTGTCATACGGATTCCGTCTGTTTCGTTGACACCCCGGGACATCACCGGGTTGTCAACTTCACGCCCGGAACCCGCTTCTCTCCTGCTCGCTCCGCTCGGATGGAACGGCTTTGCAAGCCATTCCATCGGAGTCCGTTTCAGAGTTCCGGGCGGTCCTCATGATCCCGGCGGTGAAGGAGATCCAGACGGCGTTCCAGGCGCGCGGGTACGTGGCGGGGGACGCCCTGGCGACCTCGCTGCGGCTGGTGGTGGGGCTGGGTAAGCCGCTGCTGCTGGAGGGTCCGGCGGGCGTCGGGAAGACCGAGGCGGCCAAGACCCTGGCGGACGTGCTGGGCACCCGCCTGATCCGCCTGCAGTGCTACGAGGGCCTGGACGCGCAGTCGGCGCTGTACGAATGGAACTACGCGCGGCAGCTGCTGCACCTGCGCGCGGCGGAACTGCGTGGCGCAGGGGTGGGCGACGACGACCTGTACGGCGAGACGTTCCTGATGCCCCGCCCGCTGCTGCAGGCGATCCGCGAGCCGAACTCGGCGGTGCTGCTGATCGACGAGATCGACCGCGCCGACGACGCCTTCGAGGCGTTCCTGCTGGAACTGCTGGCCGAGTGGCAGATCACCGTGCCGGAACTGGGGACCCTCTCGGCGGTCAGTCGCCCGCACGTGATCCTCACGAGCAACCGCTCGCGGGAACTGAGTGACGCGCTGCGCCGCCGCTGCCTGTACCACTGGACGGAGTACCCCAGCCGCGCGCAGGAACTGCAGATCGTGCTGTCGCGCCTGCCAGGCATCAACGAGACGCTGGCGCGGCAGGTGACGGACGCCGTGCACGCCCTGCGGGCGCTGCCGCTGGGCAAGACGCCGGGCGTCGCCGAGACGCTCGACTGGGCGGCGGCGCTGATCAGCCTGCACGCCGATCATCTGGATGCCGAGTCCCTGCAGGCGACGCTGGGGGCGGTGCTGAAGCTGCGCGAGGATCAGCTGCTGGCCGCGCCGACGTTGCAGGGGGTGGCGGCGCAGGCGCAGGCGCGTGGCTGAGAGCGGCAGGTCAGGAGGCGACACCGCGCCTGCCGCGCTGGCGGCGCAGGTGACGACCTTCGCGGGGCGGCTGCGGCGCCGGCACGGGTTCCTGATCGGTCCCGGTGAGATCCGCGACGCGCTGCGCGCCCTGGAATTCGTGGACCTGCTGTCACGGCGCGAACTGCGCGGCGCGCTGCGGGCAGTGCTGACTGCCACGCCCGAGCAGGGGCGCACGTTCGACCTGGAATTCAACGCGTTCTTCCGCGCCGGGGGGCAGCCGCAGCCCGAGTTGCCACCCCTGCTCCCCGAGACGCCCGCCCCAGCTGAGCCGGACCCGGAAGGCGAGCCGCAGGACCAGCCGGACCGCGAGCAGGGCGACCCGGAGGCCCGGCCGGAGCAGACACCCAGCCCGCAGGCGGGGAGCGATCCGGGCGGCGACCTCCCGGACGGGGAGGCCCTGCAGGACGGCCAGGACAGCGAGGGCGAGGAGCAGGACGCCCCGGTCATGCAGGCGCGGGTCAGTCCGAACGCCGCGCCGGGCGAGGCGCTGCGCGTGGACGCCGGGGACCTGGGAGGCCTGCTGCGCGCCGCGAGCGGCCTGATCCGCGCGCTGGAACTGGGCCGCGCCCGCCGCCTGCGGCCCCTGCCGCGCGGGTCGAAACTGGACGCCCGGCGCACCCTGCACGCCGCCGCGCGCACCGCCGGGGACGCCGTGCACCTGCGCTGGCTGGGCCGCCCCCGCCGCGCGCCGCGCTTCCTGCTCGTGCTGGACGGCAGCCGCTCGATGGGCCGCGACGCCACGCTGCTGCTGCGGTTCGCGCAGGCGCTGCACCTGCGCTCGCGGCGGGTGGAGGTCTACGCGTTCAGCACCGGCCTGACCCGCCTGACGCCGCTGATCCGGGGCGCGGCACCGGGACAGCCGCTGGCCCTGCCCGACCTGGGGGACGCCTGGGGCGGCGGGACCCGCATCGGGGAGAACCTGCTGCGACTGGCACGCGAGGAACGGGGCCGCGTGAACCGCGACACGGTCGTGCTGATCC
This region of Deinococcus sp. JMULE3 genomic DNA includes:
- a CDS encoding ABC transporter ATP-binding protein, which gives rise to MLEIRDLTVRYGAFTALHALNLSVQRGEIVVLLGANGAGKSTLFRTLSGLQRPAGGSATWNGTSLTTGRPELNVASGVAQCPEGRLLFPELSVEKNLRLGAFVHRRDPAGTARELDRAYDLFPALIEKRHAPAGSLSGGQQQMVAIARALMARPQLLLLDEPSLGLAPLVVEQVFSAVQRVNETGVTVLLAEQNAFAALSIAHRGYVLEGGRLTLEGTQHALMTDDRVRSAYLGV
- the sugE gene encoding quaternary ammonium compound efflux SMR transporter SugE, giving the protein MAWTLLIIAGLLEVGWAIGLKYTEGFTRPVPTALTLLSMVASMGLLGLAAKTLPIGTAYGVWVGIGAVGAAILGIVLFHESVTPARVAFMILMIVSIIGLKATSGH
- a CDS encoding quinone-dependent dihydroorotate dehydrogenase, which produces MYRSLIKPLLFRLDAEDAHHLTIGLMDAASRVPAWPALARRVTAPASPMLEQTLWGQHFASPVGLAAGLDKNGVAVPAFTALGFGFLEVGTVTPLPQPGNDRPRLFRLPEDGALINRMGFNNAGMTDLHARLSALGARPAPVWVNIGKNKVTANEDAAQDYRRCVAALQDVADAFVVNVSSPNTPGLRALQGADDLGALVREVLQEVEAQRVRTLKAPPVLVKLAPDLHPADFEASVDAAVSAGASGLIISNTTLSRDGLTHPNQQETGGLSGRPLTRRATELVRAAYRQTGGRVPIVGVGGIFTAQDAYNRIRAGATLTEVYSALIFEGPGLVRDLNTGLARLLARDGFTHVREAVGTAS
- a CDS encoding Rrf2 family transcriptional regulator; this encodes MWVSTKAQYGLRALIEIARGDGNAVPLKDVAERQGISQHYLEQIASNLRRAGFIKSIRGAHGGYRLARAARDISAYDVVTAMEGSIAPVSCVEDDHICDSQNVCGTQSLWYRVDAALRDVLGGTTLADLIEDSNRQQHARLVQIDPSYPHLG
- a CDS encoding GNAT family N-acetyltransferase → MPVTLQSVQPGHAAALRALTLPAAQADFTTHPAELLHSVPGDPQRQLITVLRGGEVAGAFVLAVGEHRDRYLTAPDPDAVALSSLSVDAAQQGRGVGTAAMVALPGLVRTLYPQALRVILVVNQRNPGARRVYEKAGFQVTATREGRIGPQWVMTLPLD
- a CDS encoding nucleotidyltransferase family protein — protein: MPTPPRQPVAGVLLAAGRSTRMGRPKQLEPLAGRPLVRHAAQALADGGHDALLCVIPPGTVGDGIRAALTGLPFTFVVNPDPARGLGSSFRAAVTALPGGLDGGLAAVNFALADMPLLGGAQHTALITAFHESGAPVVLARYAEPGVEPVRAPPHLFRADLLRAMQDTPDTDHGPRDLIRAHAAQAVTLTFPARLLLDVDTPDALAQAEALLAGHQNF
- a CDS encoding carbon monoxide dehydrogenase subunit G, with product MKLSYSGQEKVQAPPAAVWAFVQDPERVARCLPDVQEVVVHDQTHMDATVQVGVGMVRGKFKFKIEVLPDAAANRVNVKVQGGGLGSVVDLTAGANVVDNGDGTTTLDWTGDATMRGPVATVGGRLLDAQAQKLISKTFENMSANVGASAGTLA
- a CDS encoding AAA family ATPase, whose product is MKEIQTAFQARGYVAGDALATSLRLVVGLGKPLLLEGPAGVGKTEAAKTLADVLGTRLIRLQCYEGLDAQSALYEWNYARQLLHLRAAELRGAGVGDDDLYGETFLMPRPLLQAIREPNSAVLLIDEIDRADDAFEAFLLELLAEWQITVPELGTLSAVSRPHVILTSNRSRELSDALRRRCLYHWTEYPSRAQELQIVLSRLPGINETLARQVTDAVHALRALPLGKTPGVAETLDWAAALISLHADHLDAESLQATLGAVLKLREDQLLAAPTLQGVAAQAQARG
- a CDS encoding VWA domain-containing protein; the encoded protein is MAESGRSGGDTAPAALAAQVTTFAGRLRRRHGFLIGPGEIRDALRALEFVDLLSRRELRGALRAVLTATPEQGRTFDLEFNAFFRAGGQPQPELPPLLPETPAPAEPDPEGEPQDQPDREQGDPEARPEQTPSPQAGSDPGGDLPDGEALQDGQDSEGEEQDAPVMQARVSPNAAPGEALRVDAGDLGGLLRAASGLIRALELGRARRLRPLPRGSKLDARRTLHAAARTAGDAVHLRWLGRPRRAPRFLLVLDGSRSMGRDATLLLRFAQALHLRSRRVEVYAFSTGLTRLTPLIRGAAPGQPLALPDLGDAWGGGTRIGENLLRLAREERGRVNRDTVVLILSDGLDTGDPSLVGRALRDLQRRSAGVVWLSPLAATPGYRPVQRAIAAALPHLDALLPAAGPDDLHALGRRLRAARLTRGAFMDGVGDGGARS